The window CTCCACAGCTGCTTTCCCAACATTGCTGTATTAAAATCCGTCAAATCCTTGAAACCTAGCCCACCATGATCCTTATGGGCACATaatttatcccatgatttccaatgcatacccCTTGTACTTCCTCCTGGGCTCCACCAAAACTGAGCTACTGCACTCGTTAACTTCTTCACTATAGCTTTCGGTAGTCGATACACCGACATCACATGATTTGGCAGAGCCGTGATAACCGACTTAATAATCACCTCTTTTCCCCCTTTTGTAAAAAATCGAAGAGTCCAGCCATTCACCCTATTATTCAGACGATCTTGTACAAAACCAAACACTTGAACCTTAGATCCCCCTAAACTTTCTGGCAAACCTAAATAAGAACCCATACCTCCTAGGTTCTGAATCCCCAAAATATCTCTCAACTCTTGCCTATTGGATTCCTCAATtttatgtccaaattgaattgaggATTTCTGAAAGTTGATTTGTTGTCCTGATACAGTCTCATACTCCTTTAGTATCCTAAGAATAGTCTGACACTCTTCTTTGTTTGCCTTACAGAAGAACAAACTATCATCTGCAAATAGCAAATGAGAAACTGGTGGACACGCTCTTGCTACCTTCATACCAGTTAAATGTTTCTCCCGCTCCGCTTTTTTTATATTCGTGATTAAAGCCTCagtacacataataaataaataaggagataatggatctccttgacgtaatCCCCGCTGAGGTATTATAAGGCCTCTCGGTTGCCCATTAAGAAGAACTCTATATTGAACTGAAGATATACACCCTCGCATTAATTTAACCCAATGAGAATCAAATCCCATTTTTTGAAGAAGAGCCTCGATAAAATCCCACTCTACCCGATCATATgccttactcatatccgttttaattGCCATAAACTTATTTTGACAGGATTTGTTGGTTCGTAAACCATGGAACATTTCCTGtgcaataagaatattatccgaTATTAACCTTCCTGCCACAAAAGCCGATTGTGTTTCTGAAATTAGATGGGGAAGACAATTCTTCAACCTTTGGCACAACACTTTCGAGATAATCTTATAACCAACGTTACATAGACTTATCGGTCTCAATTCCGTCATCCTTGTAGGTCTTTCTATTTTTGGTATCATGCAGATATTAGTTATGTTCAACCGTGAATCCATATTTCCTGTAACCAAGAAATTATTTACCAACTCAACCACATCCTTTTTAATGACATTCCAGGAGTGCTGAAAGAAGAGAGCCGTCATTCCATCTGGGCCTGGCGCCTTCTCTGGATGCATCATGAATAAAGCTTGACGGACTTCTTCCTCCGTTGCTACTCGCAGTAGCATAAGATTCATCTGTGGGGAAATTGATGGTCCTATCTCCTCCAAAAAACTATCAAACTCCCCCGGGTTAGTTGAActaaacaaaccatcaaaataATCTACCACCACCTTTTCCACACCATTTTCTTCTGTAACCCAATTACCCGCCTCATCATAGAGACCCACTATTTTATTTCGGATCCGACGTTGCTTTGTCAAAGCATGATAAAACTTAGTATTAAGATCCCCAGATGAATGCCACATATTCCTACTCTTCTGATGCCAGTATTCCTCCTCATCCTTATAGGCCTCTTGTAATTTCTTGGAAATGTCAATAATATCCTCTTGTGTTCTATTGTCATCTGTTTGTACTTCTTCCAGTGCCTTTTGGAGATCCTGAATTTTGTCTTTTCCATATGGTTGGTTGTTTTTTCGCCATGAAGATATTTCATGCCGACAATTATTAATCTTAGTAATAAAATCTGCTGATGATCCATCCTGATTTTCTGTCCAACCCGATACAATTGATTCCATGAGTCCCTCTTGGCCAATCCATCGCTTATCAAACCTGAACTGTCCTCTTCTCCTTCTTGTTAATTTATCTTCTAAAAAAGCTACCACAGGTCGATGATCTGAGCCCACCAGCCTCAAATATTCTGTATAAGAGTATGGGAAAAGTGTATGCCATTCCTCATTAGCCAAGGCTCTATCCAGTCGGCATCTGACTGTAAAAGCTCCTTTCCCTTTACCTCTCCGTCCTTGCCATGACATTTTGTTACCACGAGCTGGGAATTCCAATAAACCACTGTTCcttatcatattattaaaaggAATAAAAGAGGTTGCACTTCGTAAAGGTCCCCCATCCTTTTCATGATTCCCGGTAATTTCATTTAGATCACCAATTATAAACCAAGGATCAGACCTTGCGAGTCCATACCTAGTCAATCTTTCCCATACATGTTCTCTTAGCTCTTGAACCGGATCTCCATAAACAAAGGTAAGGAAAACTTGTTTTCCATTGCTCACTGCTTCAATATCAATCATTCTATTGCTAGAGTAAAGAATCTTTACTTGATACTCATTGTTATAAAAAAGAGCTAAACCACCACTCCTCCCATTCGGATCCACCGTAACCAGACTATCGTATCCAAAGTGAGATTGAAATTTCTGAACAAATTCAAAATCCTGTTTCGTTTCcgataaaaacaaaaagtctGGTTTATGTTTTTGCCGTATTTCCCGTAAATAACTTATGGTCCAATGACTTCCAAGTCCTCTGCAATTCCAGCTtagtattttcatataaaaaatatatttttaagcgGAAAGGCTTAGGTGTGATGCCACCCAGAAACCAACCAATGCTACACCTCCACACACACCTGCCAAACCCTCGCTCACATTGTCGCAATCCCACATGCTGATTCCAATTAGTATACCATTGTATCCATAACCAAACCTCACCACGAATCCATTCCGGCCAcatatgtttattatttaaacCAGCCAAGTTCAATTTATATTTCAATAACCATAAACTCCAATACCTCCAGGACTCTCTAATAAGAGAAACCGCTTTCAAACTAAAGCTTAAAGATTTCAaactaacaacaacaaaatttcCTGACCAGACAATGATATTAAATTGTATTATCAACTCTCCCACACCAAGCCTCATCTTAGTATACGTATAATGCTTCTCCCTGGAGTTCACTTCAAGATATGAGAATCCAAATAAATCTATCATTTGTTCATACCACTTTGATACCAAGAATATTATATCCTCTACTACCATCTCCAACACCCTAACTGATCTGTTTATTTTTACACTCCATaccaaaataatattaagaaaaaaacaagcaGTAGTGGTATTGTTGTATCTGTCTCTGATCCATCTTTCCCACGAATTCCAGAATATACCTCCATACAAACCAAGCATCCCTAAATTTCCCAAATAAACCTGCAAAGTAACCGTGAAGAGACTCACCCGATGagccaaaaaacaaaacaaaagcagTTCCCTTTTGTTCTCTTGCAGAAACAAAAGCAATTCCTTTTCATTCCCCTGATACACTCTTTGCCAATCCACTAGACCCCACCAAACCGTGCCTCCCGCCCCAGAATCCCAACGTCGTGAGATCCTGAAAAGCCAAGATCGCCTCATGTGTCGCCATTTCCCTTGTAAAGCCGATCCTATAATATCCATTCGACGCCCCTTAAACCTTGAACCACTTAGAACTTGCGATCTCGCTTTAATGAGAGCGAGATCTCGTGATTGGAGGATGCGTGAAGGGAACTCCCTTAACCGGAACGATATTGAAGATCCCTTTGATTCTCCTCGCCTTATCGGATGAAACTTTCCTAAACTCCAAAGATTCGTTCGAGAGTCGACCCCTTTTAGCTTCCATCCACCAAAGAAAACGTCATAGGGATGTAGATCTGCCTTCTGATTGTACCTTAAAACCTTCCAATTGCCCCGTAGTAACCATTGATCTCCGGGATCCCAACCTTGCAAATCCATGAAGCCCTAGTAAATCGCTATCGCCATCGCCGTATCAAAATATATTCTAGAGCATGATTATCGGTGATTTGAGTTTtgggttttttaattttttttctttttatctgattaaagaaaaaaaaaaaaaataattacagGTTATCACGTGTCAGTGGGGCTGCAAACAGTACAAGAATCCAAATAAAGTCGATTATTATTTGGTGACTTCTGTTACcggtttttgtgtgttttgtggGTCAGAACTCCTAAACTCCCCTGATAAACATGGTTTTAGAACATGATTAGTTGTGGTTTCTTAATAAAGGTACTTCAAAAAATATTCATAGAATAAGATAaagtaagaaaaagaaataagaaatgGTGAGCAATTGAGAAGAGCTAATTTCTACGGTTGTTTTCTTCTATTAGACCAGTTACAATGGTTTTCAACAGTTTTCAATTGTGTAGTAAGAGTGTTGATAAATTATGTTAATCTATGTGGCTTCAACGCATAAGTTTCAACggttgaaaaaaatattgtagcCCAAAATTGCCACGTGTTGCTTCGTGATTGGGCATAAACGGTGAGCTCGTGTACGCACGGAATGGTTTGAAATATATGTTAAGAAACTGAATTTGAGCTAGAACCATGCGCTTGGTGAATCCATTCATATTTGATGCACTACAGTCGTATATTTAACATTGCTTTCGAAAGTAAAACAATTATTCTTTTCCACAATCTTATAAGTTAACATAGGACAGCTTTTTACATATCAATGAATGTGTCACCTGAGATATTTTTTTCCAATAAAAGTGAAGGTTACTTCTTTAGGGAACCAATATCCTCCTCTTGACGTTTTCCACGCCTACACTAGAAGAATATGACATTGACAAAACAAAACCTGAAAACttatttgaataaattaaataaaaaatggtgTTGGTGAAAAAAATGAAGCTGACTTTTATATTATCATCCAATCAATTCAATGTTATTTATGAGCAACATAGTTACGCTCATTAATCCAAAAAGAACACATAACTATCATCATTCCTCTGGTTCTAGACTATAACATTAAGTTAGAGTTGACTATGATTCAACTTATAATATCGTCGAATCTCATGTTCAAGCCGGAACGTTTCTCTGAGACCATCGTTAAACCGACAGTAAAATTAAAGGCTAGCATGACTAATGATCGCAGATGAATGTGAAAATTTAATTAGTATGAAAAGTGtggaaaatatcaaataaataaagaatggactcatctatactattaaagcaggatcctattgtcataattaccttaggggcatgtttctttcactaacattgcatgtttcattaagggcaattaagtaatattaataacaaatttatattgggtcattatttttggatccagcccaaatcaaatctctcttgggccatttgggcctattaaaaaatcagattcaattctcactttttttttcttttgggtcattGAGTCTAacttcaaataatttttttcaactattcttaattattatttttttcttttcttaatataatttaagcattcataaaaataattgaattattttattgaaaagtataaatctttattaatagtatataattttttaattaaaatattaaccccataataaaattaatttatcagagttataccaacttaatttattaaaaaaataaagtttaatttttttaacataaatagtcatttaaaatgcaatacgataaataaagataaaatttttaagtcttttacaaaataaaacacaaatatatgaaaatgtgacatttactaaatatttttcaattgaaaaaaaaaaacaaaaataaatccgcgctttgaaagcgcgggtcaaaatctagttctacCAATTAAGTTTGATTCAACGATTCCTTTTGGTAAGTGTTCCATCTTCGTATTTGTCGCTTTTAAATGGGTGTTGAATTAGTGACCGCTAATGTTTTTATCCATCTTTAGTTGGTACATCAAACTTTAATTGACACAATTTTCTTGTAAATGTGCATCACATCAGacctggtatatatatatatagaaaccgCATCAAAATCAATATGAAAAAGTAAACCAACATGATGAAACTTTGTTAAACCATCCATAAGTACCATCATAGTTGACCTATCAATATGTATCTCGTCCGGTCTACCTGAATACACAAGTATTTTGAGTTCTTGTCCAAATTCTAGCGAACTAGTAatgagtgttttttttctttcttgaattTCAGATGAGTTAAACCCATGCCAATTAATTGTTAGTCATTTTAAAATTGGTCGATAATCAAACCCCTGATTGAGAACCAAGAATACTATTTGTAATAAGCCGACGGAATAGTTGTAACACGtataaaaagacaaaacaaaaagatcgAAAAGATGAAAATAGAGGAAAGAGCGACTTGACATTTTGAAAAGTTGAGATTTGAAGGGTCGGTCAATCCATTAGGGAGGGTGGGGGGCAATGCGAGATAATATTAGATTACGAAAATGATGAAGTTGCCATTATATGTTAAGTTGTATTTTTGTTGTAATTATAACAGAAATTCAAGAAACTATTAGCATTGTGGGTCTTCAGTGTCCAATTTACAATACTAATCACTCAAAGAGGTAGGAAAAATTATGAATCAAATATGAAGGGGCCGGATATGTTTGTCTCGTTTAAAACTCTAAAGTAGCGAAAGGAGTTCACTCTTTCATTGGCTGTGTTAATATTTTGATTCAAAGTTATTTGTTCGCAAACAGAAATTACAAGTATAATACGTCTAGTCGTCTAGACGTAGATTTCATCGTTAAGAAATGGAAAGCTGAGGCAAAACATTAGAGtaatagtttttttatattcttttagAGTAATAGTTTTATGTTTAGGTCGAAATATTGTATTCTAAACAcgaagaaaattttaaatttaggtGATGTatgaatggtaaaaaaaaaaggaacagtagattgaaaataataaaatataaatagacgTGGATAAACTTTACACATGATGACATGACAAATTTTACGCATGAGTCTCattttttcttaacatttttaccaaaaaaaaaaaaaattacgcaTGATAATCATAAAAGCACTAAAATGTTGCGTACAtgcataataatattttgtttgtattagttgtcatttataattaaaaatatataaattttgaaaaaacaaagaTAGCGAGATCACGCAacttaaaaatgtataattccTCTCAAATTTACATAAAAGAAAGATTTGGATAATTTAGCTCTACAGTTTTGCATACTGGTGAGTCATCTCTTAAGTTTTGCATACTGATCATGAAGACCTATATATAACCAAAGAATCTCGACTCCAAACTCTTAAAGTAATATTAGAAACttgtaaaaacaaaacaagtctGATAACTATTTAAGATGTACATAATGATCAACCAAAATCAATACCGATATTGTGTAAAAGTCTTGGAAACATATGCTTTCAACCATAagtaaaatatgtattttggaACAAGTTCACTATTATTAGGAAGAAGGGAGACAAAGATTTGGAGGGAGGAATGGCTACGTGGTTTGATACAAGGCAGAGTTGATTAGAATTGAAGTATCTAcactttttatgaattttaaatctGCTGCACTTGTTgtacaaacaatattttttctttgaattaacattcaattcaaaaaaaaatatgtattttgacTTTTAAAAATCTTCAATAGCTTAGTTAATTTTTGAATTGATTTTGTGGAGGGAAAAAACTTATGTTCCAAATTCTTttgatctttttaaaaatattaattatttcagttaataatttttttaggaacattaattaataaattcatATTACTTTTTTCCTTTCAGTCCAAAAGCATGCCTGGCAATAATTGATTTGAAACCACAATAAGAAAACTATCAAATGCTATTGGTGATGTTGAAAGAAGCACAAAGATATTTAAATACataacgagagagagagaaagagagagttgacACCAATAACAAAGGCCAAACCCACTACGCAGAATCAAAGACTGTTTAATATACAATCACGGGGACCCTATAATCACGAGCCTAAAGAACAGTATCTCTTTCTCTCATGCTCCACCACATCCACATAACATCTTTTACTTTCCCCGTTTATAGTACACTTATGTTCTCTCTCCTTTTCTAATGCGCCTTTTGGTATTTGGTAAACTTTGTGACCCCTTTTTGTTAACTTGTCTTGTATTGATTAGCCATGCAAATCTAGAAAGACAAATTATCTAATGAATTAAATTAATCCGCTGTGCTGATTTTGAAAATTAGAGTTAACTAGGATCAGTTTCAAGCGGCTTTTCCATCTCACTGTTAGGAAAGCAAAACCTTGGACTATAATAACATCATTTGGTGGAAGGATTTATTTTCTGCATGACACGTAAAAAATTGTTCAATGAGTGACTTTTACAAAGACTACTTTGCTCAAATATTTGTATTGTGgtgacaaaataaaaaaagaaggcAAAACAAGAAATGGGGGCAAATAACTGTTTATAATggtttgttgacaaaaaaaaactgtttataatgGTTTTATTCCCGTTTCTTTAGGTGTGCTAATTTGTCGTCTAGTGGTTTTAGTTGATGGGTAAGAAAACCTGTATTATATTTTGCCTACAACCTTATTTTTGCTATCCTTCGCATCTATCAATCTTGttgcttaaataataaaaaactagattttgacccgcgcaggcgcgcgggtgtatattttgaaaaatatgttgatatttgtttttcatgtaattattaggatttggaaaaatgaatccgaggaacataaccgataccgatccaaagatatagtaccaaacccaaacataaattgattaaatattctaattattcaaaattttgttatttagagaaccaaatctgatccgaaccgaagtatttgggtatccgaatttatctaaaaatagatttatatacttatatatattaattatttttagatttaacgtatataaaacatcaaaaatgatacttttaaattggtttaaatacttgaaaatatatatagatagtcaaaagtaaatatctgaaatagttaaagtatactcaaatcaccaaaaatacttaaaataattattgatttcgtatccaaaattttaaatcaagccaattgatatgttaagcttaagtattatgacatatgttattcaaatttatacgtaatatattattttatttatacattttgagaaatttaaaatatataatgatttaagactttaaaaataatttaaattagttatccaaacccaaaccaaacccgcaaagatccaaatcgaactcaaaccaaaatttagaaacattctaatgaggctgaaatctttgaccccgaaaactcaaaatacaaaccgatcagaactaaacccgtatgggtatccaaaagcccatccctagtcattattatatatcgtattttatcatcatataattaatcgtattttatatgtaccatcatataagtaatcatataattaatagtattttatacataccatcatataaataattacatatattatatttttaaaacttaatatgaaatatgaaaaccataatttgagttggtatttcaaattgggctttgtattatatttttcttatatatattgacaatatttgtttataatggttattgaaaaatagtttagtaaaaatccatttttgaatatatgtatatttttgaatcaatttttgatataaatcaaatttgaattattattttgatttgaaatatgtatataaagtttaaattttgttttatggttagtttagaaaaattttttttagggaattagattgacccattttggtatattttaaaagtggcctagataactttcaattttttaaaaaaacataagcccattacttttttttcttaatactactatccttgttttcaaacaaaaatatttttttttaaaagactgcaatccatgtttccaaacagtccaaatttttaaaaatcctattcaagtctccaaacactccaattttgtacttgagttttaataagatagatactAACAAGGGAAATAAGACCCTATCGCATGGGCCAGTCATATCCTTTGCTCAACTAGCTTAGCCCGTTGGTATTATATGGGCATGGGTGTCCCAATTAGTCCAATAGTTAATCACCAAAGTCAAAAGGTGTAAACAAGAAATCAAGAATTTTAGAATATGGAATCAACAGCAAACTGTTTTTTCTTCCAGAGGAAAAGTCATAGTGGAATTTTCATGTCCGTCGACTCGTCCCATTCAAGTAACGTGAGACATGTGTCTTCAGAAAAGCTGGTCAATAATATCCTTGTAGAGTTTGATCAAATGTCGGCAATACAGAGAATCAATTTCAAACTAGAATATTTTAGGGAAATTGCACTAGATAGCAACAACAAGAAGAACCCTAAGTCTAATAACAagactcctcctcctccggaaAACAACAACGACAAGC is drawn from Brassica rapa cultivar Chiifu-401-42 chromosome A05, CAAS_Brap_v3.01, whole genome shotgun sequence and contains these coding sequences:
- the LOC103828837 gene encoding uncharacterized protein LOC103828837, encoding MDLQGWDPGDQWLLRGNWKVLRYNQKADLHPYDVFFGGWKLKGVDSRTNLWSLGKFHPIRRGESKGSSISFRLREFPSRILQSRDLALIKARSQVLSGSRFKGRRMDIIGSALQGKWRHMRRSWLFRISRRWDSGAGGTVWWGLVDWQRVYQGNEKELLLFLQENKRELLLFCFLAHRDFEFVQKFQSHFGYDSLVTVDPNGRSGGLALFYNNEYQVKILYSSNRMIDIEAVSNGKQVFLTFVYGDPVQELREHVWERLTRYGLARSDPWFIIGDLNEITGNHEKDGGPLRSATSFIPFNNMIRNSGLLEFPARGNKMSWQGRRGKGKGAFTVRCRLDRALANEEWHTLFPYSYTEYLRLVGSDHRPVVAFLEDKLTRRRRGQFRFDKRWIGQEGLMESIVSGWTENQDGSSADFITKINNCRHEISSWRKNNQPYGKDKIQDLQKALEEVQTDDNRTQEDIIDISKKLQEAYKDEEEYWHQKSRNMWHSSGDLNTKFYHALTKQRRIRNKIVGLYDEAGNWVTEENGVEKVVVDYFDGLFSSTNPGEFDSFLEEIGPSISPQMNLMLLRVATEEEVRQALFMMHPEKAPGPDGMTALFFQHSWNVIKKDVVELANKEECQTILRILKEYETVSGQQINFQKSSIQFGHKIEESNRQELRDILGIQNLGGMGSYLGLPESLGGSKVQVFGFVQDRLNNRVNGWTLRFFTKGGKEVIIKSVITALPNHVMSVYRLPKAIVKKLTSAVAQFWWSPGGSTRGMHWKSWDKLCAHKDHGGLGFKDLTDFNTAMLGKQLWRLIEKPNSLFSRIFKGRVIYLSME